The following proteins come from a genomic window of Lolium rigidum isolate FL_2022 chromosome 5, APGP_CSIRO_Lrig_0.1, whole genome shotgun sequence:
- the LOC124654202 gene encoding phosphatidylinositol 4-phosphate 5-kinase 6-like, whose translation MASTGKKMNQIPAPAGRLWEASIRKLTTIRRGAAAFPAAVAGVDGLVDPATGTISVASSSAIYCADDTDGPAAADAEEANDAEEDAELGEPSHSEQLLPSGEFYQGDLRGDLPHGQGKFLWTDGSMYEGAWGRGRAAGRGKFSWPSGATYEGDLAGGYMHGQGTYIGEFGDTFAGLWANNLRHGRGTQAYANGDVYDGHWRDGLQDGHGRYIWRQGHEYIGTWKAGEMHGCGTVIWADSDRYDGSWEDGKPKGQGTFRWADGGMYIGTWCQESGVTHAKGVYYPPSGGPAMPVPREPRDAITKLLEDLEVCEGKTVSLLPWQKILTWPGVEAVIQKPVWRPPEVSADQGRVPSVRRRSSVSDLDSLAVGDEGGEDASTRADRAWSRTLSCIRAKPGKKQGETISKGHRNYELMLNLQLGIRHAVGRQSAPTSLDLKSSAFDPKEKVWTRFPPEGSKHTPPHQSCDFRWKDYCPLVFRTLRKLFDVDPADYMISICGDDALLELSSPGKSGSFFYLTNDDKYMIKTMKKAEVKVLLRMLQPYYKHVRAHENTLITKFFGLHCVKITGAIQKKVRFVIMGNLFCSHYSIHRRFDLKGSSLGRMTDKPLDQIDETTTLKDLDLNFIFRLGGSWFQDFCKQVDRDCELLEQERIMDYSLLVGVHFKDRCKDISNADNETPTTATDDEQKRKAPDKLGICMHSRVENIVRNPESESQLIGEPTGEFQDVILFFGIIDILQDYDISKKLEHAYKSMQYDPNSISAVDPKQYCKRFRDFIFRAFAEDVQ comes from the exons ATGGCGTCGACGGGGAAGAAGATGAACCAGATCCCGGCCCCGGCCGGACGGCTCTGGGAGGCGAGCATCCGCAAGCTCACCACCATCCGCCGCGGCGCCGCCGCATTcccggccgccgtcgccggcgtcgACGGCCTCGTCGACCCCGCCACCGGCACCATCTCCGTCGCCTCCTCCAGCGCCATCTACTGCGCCGACGACACGGACGGCCCAGCAGCCGCCGACGCGGAGGAGGCCAATGACGCCGAGGAGGACGCCGAGCTCGGGGAGCCCAGCCACTCGGAGCAGCTGCTGCCCAGCGGGGAGTTCTACCAGGGCGACCTGCGCGGGGACCTCCCGCACGGCCAGGGCAAGTTCCTCTGGACGGACGGCAGCATGTACGAGGGCGCCTGGGGCCGCGGCCGCGCGGCCGGCCGCGGCAAGTTCTCCTGGCCCTCCGGCGCCACCTACGAGGGCGACCTCGCCGGCGGCTACATGCACGGCCAGGGCACCTACATTGGCGAGTTCGGGGACACCTTCGCGGGGCTCTGGGCCAACAACCTCCGGCACGGCCGCGGCACGCAGGCCTACGCCAACGGCGACGTCTACGACGGCCACTGGCGCGACGGCCTGCAGGACGGCCACGGCCGCTACATCTGGCGCCAGGGCCACGAGTACATCGGCACCTGGAAGGCCGGCGAGATGCACGGCTGCGGGACCGTCATATGGGCGGACAGCGACCGCTACGACGGCTCCTGGGAGGACGGCAAGCCCAAGGGCCAGGGCACGTTCCGGTGGGCCGACGGCGGCATGTACATCGGCACCTGGTGCCAGGAGTCCGGCGTCACGCACGCCAAGGGCGTCTACTACCCGCCGTCCGGCGGCCCGGCCATGCCCGTGCCCCGGGAGCCACGCGACGCGATCACCAAGCTGCTCGAGGATCTCGAGGTCTGCGAGGGGAAAACGGTGTCGCTGCTGCCGTGGCAGAAGATACTGACGTGGCCCGGGGTGGAGGCAGTGATTCAGAAGCCCGTGTGGCGGCCGCCGGAGGTCAGCGCCGACCAAGGGAGGGTGCCGAGCGTGCGCCGGAGGAGCAGCGTGTCGGACCTGGACAGTCTCGCTGTGGGGGATGAGGGCGGCGAGGATGCTAGTACTCGGGCTGACAGGGCATGGTCGCGGACGCTCTCCTGCATCCGCGCGAAGCCggggaagaagcagggagagaCCATATCCAAGGGGCACAGGAACTATGAGCTCATGCTCAACTTGCAGCTGGGCATCAG GCATGCTGTGGGAAGGCAGTCAGCACCTACCTCACTGGATCTCAAATCATCAGCATTTGATCCTAAAGAGAAGGTGTGGACAAGATTTCCGCCGGAAGGATCGAAGCATACGCCGCCTCACCAATCGTGTGATTTCCGGTGGAAGGACTACTGCCCATTGGTTTTCAG GACATTGCGCAAGCTCTTCGACGTCGACCCTGCAGATTACATGATCTCGATATGCGGTGATGATGCACTTCTGGAACTATCATCACCCGGTAAAAGTGGGAGTTTCTTTTACCTCACAAATGATGACAAGTACatgatcaaaacaatgaagaaggCAGAAGTTAAG GTGCTTCTCAGAATGCTTCAACCCTATTATAAACATGTCCGTGCTCATGAAAATACTCTGATAACTAAGTTCTTTGGTCTGCATTGTGTTAAGATCACAGGGGCTATTCAGAAAAAG GTCCGGTTTGTTATAATGGGGAATCTCTTCTGCTCTCACTACTCAATCCATCGACGCTTCGACTTGAAAGGATCTTCGCTTGGTCGGATGACAGATAAACCCCTCGATCAAATTGACGAGACCACCACGCTCAAGGATCTTGATCTCAATTTCATTTTTCGGTTAGGAGGATCCTGGTTCCAGGACTTCTGCAA ACAAGTCGACAGAGATTGCGAGTTGCTGGAGCAGGAGAGGATCATGGATTACAGTCTTTTGGTGGGCGTTCACTTCAAAGATCGATGCAAAGATAT CAGCAATGCTGACAATGAGACACCTACTACTGCCACCGATGATGAACAGAAAAG AAAAGCACCAGATAAACTAGGGATTTGCATGCACTCGAGGGTGGAGAACATAGTGAGAAATCCTGAAAGTGAATCCCAGCTCATTGGTGAGCCCACAGGCGAATTCCAGGATGTGATCTTGTTCTTCGGGATCATTGACATCCTGCAGGACTATGATATCAGCAAGAAGCTCGAGCATGCCTACAAATCCATGCAGTATGATCCCAACTCCATATCGGCGGTCGACCCGAAGCAGTACTGCAAGCGGTTCCGGGACTTCATTTTCAGGGCTTTCGCAGAGGATGTACAGTAG